A single window of Rhodococcus jostii RHA1 DNA harbors:
- a CDS encoding acyl-CoA dehydrogenase family protein has product MSVEFTSEQKDFASAIADFCKRESGTREQRDRLTNHGEHNHNQDVYEKMAKLGWLGITIPEEYDGSAASHVDMCILLEEAAKGMAPIGGIGPTLITGGAYAKFGTDAQKNVVLRGIVAGRSQSISMSEPEAGSDVGNLSTRAEKTADGWVINGQKTWCSNAHFADNILLVARTGRGDGKHEGLTMFHVPADTAGLKISGIDTMGGKEVNDLYFTDCVLPEDAVVGEVGNGWRQLMTGLNFERLILAAMMLGTAQRAFADTLDFVTQRKQFGRPVGSFQALRHRIADLATEIECCKLLVYSVAKDVDANPDKMLAREASMAKLKVTETAKKVALEGMQMMGGYGYATEFDMEKHVRSTIVSTIYGGTNEIQRDIIGKTYGL; this is encoded by the coding sequence ATGAGCGTCGAATTCACCAGTGAACAGAAGGACTTCGCGTCGGCGATCGCCGATTTCTGCAAGCGCGAGAGCGGCACCCGCGAGCAGCGCGACAGGCTGACGAATCACGGCGAGCACAACCACAATCAGGACGTCTACGAGAAGATGGCCAAGCTGGGCTGGCTGGGCATCACCATTCCCGAGGAGTACGACGGCTCGGCCGCCAGCCACGTCGACATGTGCATCCTGCTCGAGGAGGCCGCCAAGGGCATGGCACCCATCGGCGGCATCGGTCCCACCCTGATCACGGGCGGCGCCTACGCGAAGTTCGGAACCGACGCACAGAAGAACGTCGTGCTGCGCGGCATCGTGGCAGGCCGATCACAGTCCATCTCGATGTCCGAGCCGGAAGCCGGTTCCGATGTCGGCAACCTCAGCACCCGCGCGGAGAAGACCGCCGACGGCTGGGTGATCAACGGTCAGAAGACGTGGTGCTCCAACGCGCACTTCGCCGACAACATCCTGCTCGTGGCCCGCACCGGGCGCGGCGACGGCAAGCACGAAGGCCTCACCATGTTCCACGTCCCCGCGGATACCGCCGGGCTGAAGATCAGCGGCATCGACACGATGGGCGGCAAGGAGGTCAACGATCTCTACTTCACCGATTGCGTCCTGCCCGAGGACGCGGTGGTGGGCGAGGTCGGTAACGGCTGGCGCCAGCTGATGACCGGCCTGAACTTCGAACGCCTGATCCTCGCCGCCATGATGCTCGGCACCGCGCAGCGCGCGTTCGCCGACACCCTCGACTTCGTCACCCAGCGAAAGCAGTTCGGGCGGCCCGTCGGATCGTTCCAGGCGCTGCGCCACCGCATCGCCGATCTCGCGACGGAGATCGAGTGCTGCAAGCTGCTCGTCTACAGCGTCGCCAAGGACGTCGACGCGAACCCGGACAAGATGCTGGCCCGCGAGGCGTCGATGGCCAAATTGAAGGTCACGGAGACGGCGAAGAAGGTCGCGCTCGAGGGTATGCAGATGATGGGCGGGTACGGCTACGCCACCGAGTTCGACATGGAGAAGCACGTCCGCTCCACCATCGTGTCGACCATCTACGGCGGTACCAACGAGATTCAGCGCGACATCATCGGCAAGACCTACGGCTTGTAA
- a CDS encoding GntR family transcriptional regulator has protein sequence MASPSVSRSPAGRTLRRRPQLSDDVAVHVRNLIMSGGVRPGDFIRLDETAADLGVSVTPVREALLTLRGEGLVELVPHRGYVVAPLSRDDIHDLFWLQGQIAEELAVRATRSATPEAVEELTAINEKLRRAVEDGDAGRIEDLEFSFHRVINRLADASKLSWFLLSATRYTPVQFYSSDPAWGESAVDSHRRLIAALADGKADVVGAENKTHFIDGAQRLVAHLDEVGIWD, from the coding sequence ATGGCATCGCCCTCCGTGTCACGATCCCCAGCGGGCCGCACACTGCGCCGCCGACCCCAGCTGTCGGACGACGTCGCCGTGCACGTCCGCAACCTGATCATGTCCGGGGGCGTTCGCCCGGGTGACTTCATCCGCCTCGACGAGACTGCGGCAGACCTGGGGGTCAGCGTCACACCTGTCCGTGAGGCGCTTCTGACCCTGCGGGGCGAGGGACTCGTCGAACTGGTTCCTCACCGCGGGTACGTCGTCGCACCGCTCAGCCGGGACGACATCCACGACCTCTTCTGGCTGCAGGGGCAGATCGCCGAGGAACTCGCGGTCCGCGCGACACGGTCGGCCACCCCGGAGGCCGTGGAAGAGCTGACCGCGATCAACGAGAAGCTGCGGCGCGCCGTCGAGGACGGCGACGCAGGCCGCATCGAGGATCTCGAGTTCTCGTTCCACCGGGTCATCAACCGGCTTGCCGACGCGAGCAAGCTGTCGTGGTTCCTGCTCAGCGCCACCCGCTACACCCCGGTGCAGTTCTATTCGTCCGATCCGGCTTGGGGTGAGTCGGCGGTCGACAGCCATCGCCGCCTCATCGCCGCCCTCGCCGACGGGAAGGCCGACGTGGTGGGTGCCGAGAACAAGACCCACTTCATCGACGGCGCCCAGCGACTGGTCGCGCATCTCGACGAGGTCGGCATCTGGGACTGA
- a CDS encoding AurF N-oxygenase family protein, protein MTPQKTPSLPEYDPSDPVESAVVSRLARNWGQRATVKKPEPDLDALFDLDKQDYPNDLLPFADHDRFLGMREEQRNQLRAWAWIAFNKNVMDIEQYVVNPGFDLVAHDALDTGLGDTFAVAVHQAMVDEQYHTLMHLNASAVTRRQRGWAMPNNALPDVLTLRRQRAATADAADPRKRAITTFAFMTVAEISISSYLDLISENDVIQPVNRATVRLHNRDEYCHASIADDIAGVVYDTLSPHDRRHFLDGLVDAMTAFSSNDYSTWHTIVDILDLDGGQAMIDDAEHDTRRSALVQDFSGIHKLCKHLGVAGEMSFEWA, encoded by the coding sequence ATGACGCCCCAGAAGACTCCTTCGCTCCCGGAGTACGACCCGTCTGATCCGGTGGAGAGCGCCGTCGTGTCCCGACTCGCCCGGAACTGGGGACAGCGGGCGACCGTGAAGAAGCCGGAACCGGACCTCGACGCGCTGTTCGATCTCGACAAGCAGGACTACCCGAACGACTTGCTGCCCTTCGCCGATCACGATCGGTTCCTCGGCATGCGCGAGGAGCAACGGAACCAGCTCCGGGCGTGGGCCTGGATCGCTTTCAACAAGAACGTCATGGACATCGAGCAGTACGTGGTCAATCCCGGGTTCGACCTCGTCGCGCACGACGCCCTGGACACCGGGCTCGGCGACACGTTCGCCGTGGCCGTCCACCAGGCGATGGTCGACGAGCAGTACCACACCCTCATGCACCTGAACGCGAGCGCGGTCACGCGCAGGCAACGCGGTTGGGCCATGCCGAACAACGCCCTTCCCGACGTCCTGACGTTGCGCCGTCAACGCGCGGCGACCGCCGATGCCGCCGACCCGAGGAAGCGGGCGATCACCACGTTCGCCTTCATGACGGTGGCGGAGATCTCGATCAGCTCCTACCTCGACCTGATCTCCGAGAACGACGTCATCCAGCCGGTCAACCGGGCGACGGTCCGCCTCCACAACCGCGACGAGTACTGTCACGCCTCGATCGCCGACGACATCGCGGGCGTCGTCTACGACACGCTGAGCCCCCACGACCGCCGCCACTTCCTGGACGGGCTCGTCGACGCGATGACGGCATTCAGCAGCAACGACTACTCGACGTGGCACACCATCGTCGACATCCTGGACCTGGACGGCGGCCAGGCGATGATCGACGACGCCGAACACGACACCCGCCGATCCGCACTGGTCCAGGATTTCAGTGGGATCCACAAGCTGTGCAAGCACCTCGGCGTCGCGGGCGAGATGTCCTTCGAGTGGGCCTGA
- a CDS encoding esterase/lipase family protein: protein MRISSAGKALLFALAGIVMLCGVAPAAADPVEAEPAPAADPSVLPGANDWSCKLSAAHPRPVVLVHGTWTGMVGTWKDLAPALTAEGYCVFALNYGQAAGLTEGNLMRMFGGADIAESARQLAGFVDQVRTTTGASQVDMIGHSLGGTVSRQYLRFDGGADPTNPALNKVHSLVTLGATNHGTSFGDVQALGAIAQALGVPVTTLAGVAVGPSYIQQMVGSPFLQLLNAGGDTDPGIEYTVVASRRDTVSTPPENTFLAAGPGAVVHNIWLQDGCETNTAEHGQLTTDARAVYIIQRALDPTYGDRNPAPC from the coding sequence ATGCGTATATCGTCGGCCGGTAAGGCCCTGTTGTTCGCGCTGGCAGGCATCGTGATGCTCTGCGGTGTGGCACCAGCGGCAGCGGATCCCGTGGAAGCGGAACCCGCACCCGCGGCCGACCCGTCGGTACTGCCGGGGGCGAACGACTGGAGCTGTAAGCTGTCCGCGGCGCACCCGCGTCCCGTCGTACTGGTGCACGGCACCTGGACCGGCATGGTGGGAACGTGGAAGGACCTCGCCCCGGCGCTCACGGCGGAGGGGTACTGCGTCTTCGCCCTCAACTACGGACAGGCTGCCGGTCTGACCGAGGGCAACCTGATGCGCATGTTCGGCGGCGCCGACATCGCGGAGTCCGCGCGGCAGCTCGCCGGATTCGTCGACCAGGTCCGTACCACCACCGGCGCTTCGCAGGTCGACATGATCGGGCATTCGCTCGGTGGCACGGTGTCCCGCCAGTACCTGCGGTTCGACGGCGGCGCCGACCCAACGAACCCCGCGCTGAACAAGGTGCACTCGCTCGTCACGCTCGGTGCCACCAACCACGGCACCAGCTTCGGGGACGTCCAGGCGCTCGGTGCAATCGCTCAGGCACTGGGCGTGCCGGTCACGACGCTCGCCGGTGTCGCGGTCGGGCCGTCCTACATCCAGCAGATGGTGGGCTCGCCCTTCCTCCAACTCCTCAACGCGGGCGGCGACACCGACCCGGGCATCGAGTACACGGTGGTCGCCAGCCGCAGGGATACTGTGTCGACCCCGCCGGAGAACACGTTCCTGGCGGCTGGTCCGGGGGCCGTCGTGCACAACATCTGGCTCCAGGACGGCTGCGAGACGAACACGGCCGAACACGGCCAGCTGACCACCGATGCGCGGGCCGTGTACATCATCCAGCGGGCGCTGGACCCCACCTACGGAGATCGCAACCCCGCACCGTGCTGA
- a CDS encoding aldehyde dehydrogenase family protein: MPQQAETTETTAGEQPAAPTEQAPKTFASLDPRSGNVLAEYPIQGEPEVRDAVDAARAAAQWWNALGFDGRKQWLLDWKKSVARDGEQLAALVAAETGKPYDDALLEVMLAVEHLDWAAKNAGKVLKRRKVPSGLVSANQASSVGYEPMGVVGVIGPWNYPVYTPMGSISYALAAGNTVVFKPSELTPGVAVWLADKWKALVPNQPVLQVVTGDGSTGAALVSAGVDKIAFTGSAATGKRVMAACAETLTPLVVEAGGKDAMLVDADANLDEAAGFAVFGAMGNAGQTCAGVERIYVVDSVYDEFVRLVAEKSKALHPGPRDAAYGPMTMAGQSDVVRGHVQDALDKGGSAVVGGLDSIKDGYVGPIVLTGVPEDSTAIREETFGPTVVINKVASLDEAVTKANGTTFGLGASIFTKDATKAMQAAEKLRTGVVTIGSVLGFAGVAALPFGGVGDSGFGRIHGADGLREFSRVKSIARQKFAAPLNLLTMQRKSRDMKISAWMLKNRHGR, encoded by the coding sequence ATGCCACAGCAGGCGGAGACGACCGAGACGACGGCCGGCGAACAGCCCGCAGCCCCGACGGAGCAGGCGCCGAAGACGTTCGCGTCCCTGGACCCGCGCAGTGGCAACGTCCTGGCCGAGTACCCGATCCAGGGGGAGCCGGAGGTGCGCGACGCCGTCGACGCGGCCCGAGCGGCCGCGCAGTGGTGGAACGCTCTCGGATTCGACGGCCGCAAGCAATGGCTTCTCGACTGGAAGAAGTCCGTCGCACGAGACGGTGAGCAGCTCGCCGCACTCGTCGCCGCCGAAACCGGTAAGCCGTACGACGACGCGCTCCTCGAAGTGATGCTCGCCGTCGAACACCTCGACTGGGCCGCGAAGAACGCGGGCAAGGTCCTGAAACGGCGCAAGGTGCCGTCCGGCCTGGTCAGCGCGAACCAGGCCAGCAGCGTCGGATACGAGCCGATGGGTGTGGTCGGTGTCATCGGGCCGTGGAACTACCCCGTCTACACGCCGATGGGTTCGATCTCCTATGCGCTGGCGGCAGGCAATACCGTGGTCTTCAAACCCAGCGAGCTGACCCCCGGGGTCGCGGTGTGGCTCGCCGACAAGTGGAAGGCGCTCGTTCCCAACCAGCCCGTGCTGCAGGTGGTCACCGGAGACGGATCGACCGGCGCGGCGCTCGTCTCGGCCGGGGTCGACAAGATCGCCTTCACCGGATCTGCCGCCACCGGCAAGCGCGTCATGGCCGCGTGCGCCGAAACGCTCACCCCCCTCGTCGTCGAGGCGGGCGGCAAGGACGCCATGCTCGTCGACGCCGACGCGAATCTCGACGAGGCGGCCGGCTTCGCGGTGTTCGGCGCGATGGGCAACGCCGGACAGACGTGCGCCGGCGTCGAGCGCATCTATGTCGTCGACTCGGTCTACGACGAGTTCGTCCGACTGGTCGCCGAGAAGTCGAAGGCCCTGCACCCCGGCCCCCGGGACGCCGCCTACGGTCCGATGACGATGGCCGGCCAGTCCGACGTCGTCCGCGGCCACGTCCAGGACGCACTCGACAAGGGCGGATCCGCGGTGGTCGGCGGACTGGACTCCATCAAGGACGGCTACGTCGGGCCGATCGTGCTGACCGGCGTTCCCGAGGACAGCACCGCGATCCGCGAAGAGACGTTCGGCCCCACGGTCGTCATCAACAAGGTTGCCAGCCTCGACGAAGCGGTCACGAAGGCCAACGGCACCACGTTCGGGCTCGGCGCATCCATCTTCACCAAGGACGCGACGAAGGCGATGCAGGCTGCCGAGAAGCTCAGGACCGGAGTCGTGACGATCGGTTCGGTGCTCGGGTTCGCCGGTGTGGCGGCGCTGCCGTTCGGCGGTGTCGGAGATTCGGGCTTCGGCCGCATCCACGGCGCCGACGGTCTGCGTGAATTCAGCCGGGTCAAATCCATCGCCAGGCAGAAGTTCGCGGCTCCGCTGAACCTGCTCACCATGCAGCGCAAGTCGCGGGACATGAAGATCTCGGCCTGGATGTTGAAGAACCGGCACGGACGCTGA
- a CDS encoding chorismate mutase family protein: MYFSVEQRNGDDSGEHSDASAQQALDGLRAELDAVDATLLDAVRQRLEVCLRIGELKRREHIAMMQPGRIHIVRERARQYADSHSLSPEFFDSLYDLLIAETCRLEDLVINAEPADEGPHHNGRHDHHDNHHVRHSSVPSANVES; this comes from the coding sequence ATGTATTTCTCCGTAGAACAGCGGAACGGCGACGATTCCGGAGAGCATTCTGACGCCTCGGCGCAGCAGGCACTCGACGGTCTGCGCGCCGAACTCGACGCAGTCGACGCGACCCTTCTCGACGCGGTCCGGCAGCGCTTGGAGGTGTGCCTGCGCATCGGCGAACTGAAGCGACGCGAGCACATCGCCATGATGCAGCCCGGCCGGATCCACATCGTCCGCGAACGGGCGCGACAGTACGCGGACAGCCACTCACTGTCCCCGGAGTTCTTCGACTCGCTTTACGACCTTCTCATCGCCGAGACCTGCAGGCTCGAGGACCTCGTGATCAACGCGGAGCCCGCCGATGAGGGCCCTCACCACAACGGACGCCACGACCACCATGACAACCACCACGTTCGTCACAGTTCCGTGCCCTCTGCGAATGTCGAGTCGTGA
- the pabB gene encoding aminodeoxychorismate synthase component I, which produces MSTRTLLVDNYDSFTYNLFTLLAEVNGEPPTVVHNDVEWDSIPWSEFDNIVISPGPGRPERQRDFGISARVITETALPVLGVCLGHQGLCQLFGGSVVLAPEPMHGRVSLVEHNGSELFAGIPSPFPTVRYHSLIVEDLPDDLEATAWTADGLLMGVRHRTRPLWGVQFHPESISTAFGHELLANFRDLTQTHSGTSTHGSMLRIPIPHAPYVVQQVRVDHEVDPRTTFEDLFASGPNAFWLDGTSASEPNSRFTIMGNCSGPRAEYITYDVSEAIVRITREGLPVEQVHAPFFDYLERQLQARSVPGLPGVPFGLGYVGYLGYELKAETGGTAAHKSPTPDAALVFADRAVVIDHSGERTYALCLSDHQDDPELRRWLDEMEVALHRLAEPDNPPTAVSPIRKPESAELALRHDHDKYLEHIGTSLGEIRTGESYEVCLTNMATVDQSIDPLHTFELLRSISPTPYSAYLQFAGLSVLSASPERFLRIGADRVVESKPIKGTRPRGATPAKDAALRQDLLDSEKDRAENLMIVDLTRNDLARVCVPGSVHVPKLFDVETYAAVHQLVSTVRGTLSADASVVECVRAAFPGGSMTGAPKIRTMEIIDRLESGPRGVYSGSIGYFSLTGTADLSIVIRTIVATETEVTFGIGGAITALSDPEEEFDEAMVKAATMLRALTVTADRPNEIGP; this is translated from the coding sequence ATGAGTACCCGGACGCTCTTGGTCGACAATTACGATTCCTTCACCTACAACCTGTTCACCCTGCTGGCCGAGGTGAACGGTGAACCCCCCACAGTCGTGCACAACGATGTGGAGTGGGATTCGATCCCCTGGTCCGAGTTCGACAACATCGTCATCTCCCCCGGCCCCGGACGCCCGGAGCGGCAACGGGACTTCGGCATCAGTGCGCGCGTCATCACGGAGACCGCACTCCCCGTCCTCGGCGTGTGCCTCGGCCATCAGGGGCTGTGTCAGCTGTTCGGTGGCAGTGTGGTTCTCGCACCCGAACCGATGCACGGCCGCGTGTCCCTCGTCGAACACAACGGTTCCGAACTCTTCGCGGGCATTCCGTCACCGTTTCCGACGGTCCGCTACCACTCGCTGATCGTCGAGGATCTCCCCGACGACCTCGAGGCCACCGCCTGGACCGCCGACGGCCTGCTGATGGGTGTCCGTCACCGCACTCGTCCGCTGTGGGGCGTCCAGTTCCACCCCGAGTCGATCAGCACCGCCTTCGGTCACGAACTGCTCGCGAACTTCCGCGATCTCACGCAGACGCATTCCGGGACATCCACGCATGGTTCCATGCTCAGAATCCCGATTCCCCACGCGCCGTACGTGGTCCAGCAGGTGCGCGTCGACCACGAAGTCGATCCCCGCACCACGTTCGAGGATCTCTTCGCGTCCGGGCCCAACGCGTTCTGGCTGGACGGGACGTCGGCATCGGAACCGAATTCGCGGTTCACCATCATGGGCAATTGTTCCGGCCCCCGCGCCGAATACATCACGTACGACGTCAGCGAAGCGATCGTCCGGATCACTCGCGAGGGGTTGCCGGTCGAACAGGTACATGCACCGTTCTTCGACTACCTCGAGCGGCAACTGCAGGCCCGGTCGGTGCCCGGCCTCCCGGGGGTGCCGTTCGGCCTCGGCTACGTGGGGTACCTCGGCTACGAACTGAAGGCCGAGACCGGCGGCACGGCGGCCCACAAGTCGCCCACCCCGGACGCCGCGCTGGTGTTCGCGGACCGCGCTGTCGTCATCGACCATTCCGGCGAGCGCACCTACGCGCTGTGCCTGAGCGATCACCAGGACGATCCGGAGTTGCGCCGCTGGCTCGACGAGATGGAGGTGGCGCTGCATCGGCTGGCCGAGCCGGACAACCCGCCGACCGCGGTGTCGCCGATCCGGAAGCCGGAGTCCGCCGAACTCGCCCTGCGCCACGATCACGACAAGTACCTCGAACACATCGGGACCTCGCTCGGCGAGATCCGGACCGGCGAGTCCTACGAGGTGTGCCTGACCAACATGGCGACGGTGGACCAGTCGATCGATCCCCTGCACACGTTCGAGTTGCTGCGCTCCATCAGCCCCACCCCGTACAGCGCGTACCTCCAGTTCGCCGGTCTGTCGGTTCTCAGCGCCTCCCCCGAACGGTTCCTCAGGATCGGCGCGGACCGGGTGGTGGAGTCCAAACCCATCAAGGGGACGCGTCCGCGCGGCGCGACCCCCGCCAAGGACGCGGCACTGCGGCAGGACCTGCTCGACAGCGAGAAGGACCGCGCCGAGAACCTGATGATCGTCGACCTGACGCGCAACGATCTGGCCCGGGTGTGCGTTCCCGGATCGGTGCACGTTCCCAAGCTCTTCGACGTCGAGACGTACGCGGCCGTGCATCAACTCGTGTCGACCGTGCGCGGGACGCTCAGCGCCGACGCCTCCGTCGTCGAGTGCGTTCGCGCCGCCTTCCCGGGCGGATCGATGACGGGCGCCCCGAAGATCCGGACCATGGAGATCATCGACCGGCTCGAGTCCGGGCCTCGCGGTGTGTATTCCGGGTCGATCGGCTACTTCTCACTGACGGGGACGGCCGACCTGTCGATCGTCATCCGCACGATCGTCGCCACGGAAACCGAGGTGACGTTCGGCATCGGCGGCGCGATCACCGCCCTCTCCGACCCGGAGGAGGAGTTCGACGAGGCGATGGTCAAGGCCGCCACCATGTTGCGGGCACTGACCGTGACGGCAGACCGGCCGAACGAGATCGGGCCGTGA
- a CDS encoding oxygenase MpaB family protein, with the protein MLMKTKRADSGAPGGIPRGRHGWQRRIEELDPVRDHQEIHRITAGYEFPWDYQRSLEFALFRTYCVPTISELLQRTGEFEKRPQKRYDDTALLMAELVEHGYDSERGVESLRVVNRMHGKYDIDNDDMLYVLTTFIYEPIDWIDRFGWRRLTPNERLACFHFYRQVGIRMGIKNIPEDFEAFYRFKVDYERRHFRYTDDNHRVGTYTLKLFCSWFPAPVRPLVAQGVYALLDPMMLSAFGFPAAPVWLQNASRRALGIRARFVRFLPPRRESKAARDRHNRSYPGYPVGYRPRDLGADGDNHRGARRRVA; encoded by the coding sequence ATGCTGATGAAGACCAAGCGCGCCGACAGCGGCGCGCCGGGCGGGATTCCGCGGGGCAGGCACGGCTGGCAGCGCCGCATCGAGGAACTCGACCCGGTTCGGGATCACCAGGAGATCCATCGCATCACGGCCGGCTACGAATTTCCGTGGGACTACCAGCGATCCCTCGAGTTCGCGCTGTTCCGGACGTACTGCGTCCCCACCATTTCGGAACTGCTGCAGCGCACCGGTGAGTTCGAGAAACGACCACAGAAGCGGTACGACGACACCGCGCTGCTGATGGCCGAACTCGTCGAACACGGCTACGACTCCGAGCGCGGCGTTGAATCGCTGCGCGTCGTGAACCGCATGCACGGCAAGTACGACATCGACAACGACGACATGCTGTACGTGCTGACCACCTTCATCTACGAGCCGATCGACTGGATCGACCGCTTCGGGTGGCGGCGGCTGACCCCGAACGAGCGTCTCGCGTGTTTCCATTTCTACCGTCAGGTGGGAATCCGGATGGGAATCAAGAACATTCCCGAAGATTTCGAGGCCTTCTACCGGTTCAAGGTCGACTACGAGCGGCGGCATTTCCGGTACACCGACGACAACCATCGCGTCGGTACCTACACGCTGAAGCTGTTCTGCTCCTGGTTTCCGGCGCCCGTCCGGCCGCTCGTCGCTCAGGGGGTCTACGCCCTCCTCGACCCGATGATGCTGTCGGCGTTCGGGTTTCCCGCCGCCCCGGTCTGGCTGCAGAACGCGTCCCGCCGTGCGCTGGGGATCCGGGCGAGGTTCGTGCGCTTCCTGCCGCCGCGGCGGGAGTCCAAGGCCGCCCGGGATCGGCACAACCGGAGCTACCCCGGATACCCGGTCGGCTACCGTCCCCGGGACCTGGGGGCGGACGGCGACAATCACCGTGGAGCCCGTCGACGGGTCGCATGA
- a CDS encoding prephenate dehydrogenase/arogenate dehydrogenase family protein has product MNVPAASTRTVALIGGSGDVGRMLAARLRADGNTVRTIDIRFTDRSDPDQVKGDVTDPSPELRAVVHAADAVILAIPESVALEAIPFVVAELPEHALLVDTLSVKSRFDAALRDSALRNGAVGINPMFAPSLGPDGRPVAAVTYRDSGEVEWFLSVLSGWGSSVVRLDAEHHDRLTAATQALTHAGVLAFGLALADLGVDGAELTAVATPPHLVSLALLARVGGGVPEVYRDIQAGNPFAGEARRALAAALTTLTETVEQGSEDDFATLMSRSTSTLGGRSEPLARLCADLFTDLVRRQPQSWDRNGDSS; this is encoded by the coding sequence GTGAACGTCCCGGCCGCATCCACCCGGACCGTCGCGCTGATCGGCGGTTCCGGCGATGTCGGCCGGATGCTGGCGGCTCGGCTGCGCGCTGACGGAAACACGGTGCGCACCATCGACATCCGCTTCACCGACCGGTCCGACCCGGATCAGGTGAAGGGGGACGTCACCGACCCGTCGCCGGAGCTGCGGGCGGTGGTGCACGCCGCCGATGCGGTAATCCTCGCGATCCCCGAAAGCGTCGCTCTGGAGGCGATTCCGTTCGTCGTCGCGGAATTGCCCGAACACGCCCTGCTGGTCGACACGCTGTCCGTGAAGTCCCGATTCGACGCCGCCCTGCGTGACAGCGCGTTGCGCAACGGCGCGGTGGGCATCAACCCGATGTTTGCGCCTTCCCTCGGGCCGGACGGCCGCCCCGTCGCGGCGGTGACCTACCGGGACAGCGGTGAGGTCGAGTGGTTCCTGTCGGTGCTGTCCGGCTGGGGGTCGTCGGTGGTCCGCCTGGACGCCGAACACCACGACCGGCTCACGGCAGCGACCCAGGCACTGACCCACGCCGGCGTCCTCGCGTTCGGCCTCGCGCTCGCGGACCTCGGTGTCGACGGCGCCGAACTCACCGCGGTGGCAACCCCTCCCCACCTCGTGTCGCTCGCGCTCCTCGCGCGGGTCGGCGGAGGTGTCCCGGAGGTCTACCGGGACATCCAGGCGGGCAATCCCTTCGCGGGCGAGGCCCGCCGCGCGCTCGCCGCGGCGCTGACCACTCTCACGGAAACCGTCGAGCAGGGCTCGGAGGATGATTTCGCCACGCTCATGTCCCGCTCGACGTCGACGCTCGGCGGCCGGAGCGAACCCCTCGCCCGGCTGTGCGCCGACCTCTTCACCGATCTCGTTCGCAGACAGCCGCAGTCGTGGGACAGGAATGGAGATTCGTCATGA